The Streptomyces sp. NBC_00569 genomic sequence GCCGTGTCCTCGTCACCGAGCGCGCCCATCTGCCGCTGCTCGACGGCCTCCGGCTCCCGGGCGTACGCATCCTGGTGACGGACACCGACGCGTACGCCGCACTGCTCGCGCCGTACGAGGGTGCCAAGCCCGATCCGGCCCGTGCCACCCCCGAAACCCGCATGCTGCTGTACTTCACCTCCGGCTCCACGGGTGCGCCCAAGGCCGCGATCTGCTCACAGGGGCGCCTGGCGGCCGCCGGGCAGTCCCTCGTCGGCCAGTTCGGGGTGCGCCGCGACGACGTCCACTACATCTGCATGCCACTCTTCCACGGCAACGCGGTGATCGCCGACTGGGCGCCGGCCGTCGCGGCGGGCGCGGGCGTGGCGCTGCGACGCCGGTTCTCGGCGTCGCGCTTCCTGGACGACGTACGCGCGTACGGAGCCACGTACTTCACCTATGTCGGGCGGGCCGTGCAGTACATCCTGGCCACCGACGAGCGCCCCGACGACCGGGACAACCCGCTGCGGGTCGGCTTCGGCACGGAGGCGGGTGCGGTGGACGCGGCGCGGTTCGCCGAGCGGTTCGGGGTGCGGCTCGTCGAGGGGTACGGGTCCTCCGAGGGCGGCGCCGCCATCCAGCGCTCGGCGGGGACGCCGGCCGGGGCGATAGGCCGGGCGACACCTGGGGACGACCTGGCCGTCGTCGACGCGGCCACCCGGCGGGAGTGCCCGCCCGCGGACTTCGATGCGGACGGGCGACTTCTCAACGGGGCTGTTGCGATAGGGGAGTTGGTCAACCGCGGCCGTACGCCCTTCGAGGGGTACTGGCGCAACGAGGACGCGTACGGGCAGCGGGTGCGGGACGGCTGGTACTGGACGGGGGACCTCTTCTACCGTGACCGCGAGGGGTTCCTGTACTTCGCGGGCCGCACCGACGACCGGCTGCGGGTCGACAGCGAGAACCTGGCGCCCGCGATGATCGAGAACATCCTCGCCCGGTACGTACACGCCGCCGCCGTCGCCGTGTACGGGGTGCCGGACCCGGTGGCCGGCGACCAGGTGATGGCGACGCTCGCCCTGCGCGGGACGGGTGCGGCCGGCCCCTTCGACCCGCTCGTCTTCGCCGAGTTCCTGCTGTCCCAGACGGACTTGGGGACGAAGATGGCGCCGCGCTTCGTCCGGATCGTGGAGCGGATGCCCGTCACCGCGACGAACAAGGTGCACCGGGTGGGGCTGCGCCGCGAGGGGTTCCGGTGTGCCGACCCCGTGTGGTGGCGGCCACCGGGGGAGAGCGGGTACCGGCGCCTCACCGATGCCGACGTCGTGGCGCTCACGGCGGAGTACGCGGCGCACGGGCGGTCGGAGCTGCTGGACCGGTGAGCCGGGCGCGCTCGTGGGACCCGTCAGGCGAAAGCCGCCGCGTTGCGGGCCGCCCACTGGGCGAACGTGCCGGGCTCGCGGCCGAGCAGGGTCCGCACGTCCGGGCTCACCCGCTGCTCTCCGGGGCGCGGCGAACCGAGGATGTCGAGCGTGCCGTCCACGACCGGCTCCGGCATGAACCGCGTCATGAAGGCGCGGGCCTCGGCGCGGCTCAGTTCGGTGAACCGCACCTCGGCGCCGATCGCCTCGCCGAGTGCCGCGGCCTGCTCGCGCGGTGAGACCGCCGCCGGTCCCGTCAGCTCGTAGGCCCGGCCCGCGTGACCGTCCTCGCGCAGCGCGACGGCCGCCGCCGCGGCGATGTCCGCCGGGTCGATCACCGGCAGCGCCACATCGGCGAACGGGGCGGCGACGGTGCGGTGGGCGCGTACGGAGTCGGCCCAGGCGAAGGCGTTCGAGGCGAATCCGCTGGGGCGCAGCAGCGTCCAGTCCAGGCCCGACTGGCGTACGGCCTCCTCGAACGCGTGCAGCGTGGTGTGCGAGACGGCGTCGGGCCGCGTCACCGCCCCCTGCGAGGAGAGCAGGACCACTCGGCGCACGCCGGCCGCCTTCGCCGCGTCGAGGACGGCGGCCGGCGGCTCCCCGGCCTGATGCAGTTCCGCGCCGATCAGCAGGAACAGCGCGTCGGCCCCCTCCAGCGCGGGCCGCAGACTCTCCGCGTCGCCGACGTCCGCCTGGACATGGCGTACGGGCAGGTCGGGCGCGAGGCGGCGCGATACAGCGGTGACCTGCTCGCCCGCGGCGGTCAGGGCGGCGACGAGCGGACGGCCGACGTTCCCGGTGGCACCCGTGACAACGATCATGTTCAACTCCCTTGTCCTGCGGGGGTCTTGGTGCCCCGCTCGGTTCTCGAAAGCTAGCATCCTGAGTAAAGTAGGTACCTAGAGGAAAGCGACTTCCCGGGAGGGCTGTATGAGCGGCAGTACGCGGTGGCAGGGCGGCGGGCCCGAGCAGGCCTGCCCGATCTCACCGGTCCTCGACATCGTCTTCAGCCGCTGGACCACGCCGATCCTGTGGGCGCTCAACGAGTACGGCACCCAGCGCTTCGTGCAGCTCCAGCGCGCCATCGGCACCATCACGCCGAAGGTGCTCACACAGCGCCTGCGGCAGATGGAGCGCGACGGACTCGTCGTGCGCACGTACTACCCGGAGGTGCCGCCCCGGGTCGAGTACGAGATCAGCGACCTGGGCCGCAGCCTCGCCCCGCTGTTCGCGATGCTCGCCGAGTGGTCGTCCGGACATCTGCCCCTGGTCGAGGAGGCCCGGCAGAGATTCGACGCGGGGGAGTCGACGGGGACGTCTCCGGCAACGGGGTCGACTCCGGTCACGGGGCCGTCCCTCACGAGGGGGTCGTCCCCGGCCGCCGGGCGCTCTCCTGCTGCCGGCCCCGCCCGGTGACCTCTCTCGCCGCCTCCCTGCGTGACCCCTCCTACCTGCGCGGCAGTGCCCCGTGGCGCGCCGCCGGGTATCTCGCGGGAGGGGTGCTCGTCGGGGCGCCGCTCCTGGTCGCTTTCGTGACGCTCGGCGTCGCGGGCGCCGCGCTCTCCCTCGTCCTCGTGGGGCTGCCGCTGCTCGCCCTGCTCGCGCTCGCCGGGGTCCCGGTCGGGGCGCTGGAGCGACGGCGGCTGCGGCCCCTGACCGGGCAGGCGGCGCCCAGCCCGCACCGCACCCCGGCCGAGCCCGGCGCCACGGCCTGGCTGCGGCTGCGCCTCGGTGAACAGGCGACCTGGCGTGAACTCGCCCATGCCGTGCTCCTCGCGTTCGTCCTGTGGCCGCTCGACCTGCTGGTCCTGGCCTGCACGATCGGCCTGGCGGGAGCGCTGGCGGCGGCGCCGCTGCAGCTCGCGAGCGCCGGACACGACACCCGGGTCGTGAAGCTCTGGCTCATCGACTCGTACGGGCAGGGCGCCCTGTGCACCGTCGCCGGGCTCGCCCTGCTCGCGGTGCTCCTCTACCCGCTCGGCGCCTACGCCGCGGCCCGGGGCGCGCTCGCCCGGCTGCTGCTCGCGCCCCGCGAGACGGAGGAGGAGGCGCGGCTCACGGAGGTCACCAGGTCGCGGGCGCGCCTGGTCGCCGCGTTCGAGGCCGAGCGGCGCCGCATCGAGCGCGACCTGCACGACGGTGCCCAACAGCGCCTGGTCGCCCTCACGATGAGCCTCGGACTCGCCCGCCTCGACGCCCCCGCGACGGGACCGCTCGCCGAACGCATCGCCGCCGCGCACGACGAGGCCGGCCACGTCCTCGTGGAGCTACGGGAGTTGATCCACGGCATCCATCCCCAGGTCCTCGCCGACTACGGGCTTGCGGCCGCCCTCGACGACGCCGCCGACCGCTCGGCCGTCCCCGTCGACACCCGCATCGAACTGCCCCGGCTGCCCGGACCCGTCGAGTCCGCCGCCTACTTCGCGGTGTGCGAGGCCCTCGCCAACACCGCCAAGCACAGCGGCGCCACCCGCGCGCGGCTGACCGCACGCCACGAGCGCGGCCGCCTCGTCATCGACGTGCACGACGACGGGGGCGGCGGCGCCGACCCCTCGCGCGGCAGCGGGCTCACCGGACTCGCCGACCGGCTCGCC encodes the following:
- a CDS encoding AMP-binding protein — translated: MGPLRRTVAELVQERWGDHRPGLWCEDQVLSHHEVAAGAAARAALLADLLPRGADPHLGVLLDNTPEFPLWLSAAALAGAAVAGVNPTRRGPELARDILHTDCRVLVTERAHLPLLDGLRLPGVRILVTDTDAYAALLAPYEGAKPDPARATPETRMLLYFTSGSTGAPKAAICSQGRLAAAGQSLVGQFGVRRDDVHYICMPLFHGNAVIADWAPAVAAGAGVALRRRFSASRFLDDVRAYGATYFTYVGRAVQYILATDERPDDRDNPLRVGFGTEAGAVDAARFAERFGVRLVEGYGSSEGGAAIQRSAGTPAGAIGRATPGDDLAVVDAATRRECPPADFDADGRLLNGAVAIGELVNRGRTPFEGYWRNEDAYGQRVRDGWYWTGDLFYRDREGFLYFAGRTDDRLRVDSENLAPAMIENILARYVHAAAVAVYGVPDPVAGDQVMATLALRGTGAAGPFDPLVFAEFLLSQTDLGTKMAPRFVRIVERMPVTATNKVHRVGLRREGFRCADPVWWRPPGESGYRRLTDADVVALTAEYAAHGRSELLDR
- a CDS encoding NAD(P)H-binding protein; this translates as MIVVTGATGNVGRPLVAALTAAGEQVTAVSRRLAPDLPVRHVQADVGDAESLRPALEGADALFLLIGAELHQAGEPPAAVLDAAKAAGVRRVVLLSSQGAVTRPDAVSHTTLHAFEEAVRQSGLDWTLLRPSGFASNAFAWADSVRAHRTVAAPFADVALPVIDPADIAAAAAVALREDGHAGRAYELTGPAAVSPREQAAALGEAIGAEVRFTELSRAEARAFMTRFMPEPVVDGTLDILGSPRPGEQRVSPDVRTLLGREPGTFAQWAARNAAAFA
- a CDS encoding sensor histidine kinase — protein: MTSLAASLRDPSYLRGSAPWRAAGYLAGGVLVGAPLLVAFVTLGVAGAALSLVLVGLPLLALLALAGVPVGALERRRLRPLTGQAAPSPHRTPAEPGATAWLRLRLGEQATWRELAHAVLLAFVLWPLDLLVLACTIGLAGALAAAPLQLASAGHDTRVVKLWLIDSYGQGALCTVAGLALLAVLLYPLGAYAAARGALARLLLAPRETEEEARLTEVTRSRARLVAAFEAERRRIERDLHDGAQQRLVALTMSLGLARLDAPATGPLAERIAAAHDEAGHVLVELRELIHGIHPQVLADYGLAAALDDAADRSAVPVDTRIELPRLPGPVESAAYFAVCEALANTAKHSGATRARLTARHERGRLVIDVHDDGGGGADPSRGSGLTGLADRLAVLDGTLTITSPAGGPTALSLEIPCPAL